One genomic segment of Pseudomonadales bacterium includes these proteins:
- the gyrA gene encoding DNA gyrase subunit A, translated as MGESAKEIVPVSIEDELKQSYLDYAMSVIVGRALPDVRDGLKPVHRRVLHAMNELGNDWNKAYKKSARVVGDVIGKYHPHGDSAVYDTIVRMAQTFSLRYPLVDGQGNFGSIDGDSPAAMRYTEIRMSRLAHELLADIDKETVDFVPNYDGTEQIPEVLPTKVPNLLINGSSGIAVGMATNIPPHNLTEVINGCLALIDDPDITIDALMESIPGPDFPTAGVINGRAGIIEAYRTGRGRVRIRARARIENDSKNGREVIIVEEIPYQVNKARLIEKIAELVREKKLEGISELRDESDKDGMRIVIELRRGEVGEVVLNNLYAQTQMETVFGINCVALVDGRPGVLNLKEMLEAFVRHRRQVVTRRTLFLLRKARERGHILEGLSVALANIDAVIELIRNSATPALAREALVAQPWQASEVVALLEQAGASACRPDGLPAEYGLDGESYRLSPEQAQAILDLRLHRLTGLEHDKLRSEYQETLGNIANYEEILGSTARLIEVIRQELTEIRNQYGDARRTEILLDQLDLTTEDLISEEERVVIFSHGGYAKSQPLDAYQAQKRGGRGKSATGVKEDDFIETLLVASSHDTLLCFSTLGKIYWIKVYQIPVASRASRGRPIVNLLPLSEHERITAVLPIREYPEDRYVFMATADGTVKKTPLVEFSRPRSLGIRAIDLDESDTLVGAALTDGNGEVMLFSSDGKAIRFQEAQVRPMGRTARGVRGIRLSDAQRVIALIVPAADGELLMASLNGYGKRSAIAEFPLHGRGGQGVISMQLSERNGALVSVIQVCDKDHIMLISDQGTLVRTRCDETPLLGRNTQGVRLIKLAEGEHLVGVERIAEDEGDEESDDGETLQ; from the coding sequence ATGGGTGAGTCAGCCAAAGAGATAGTGCCGGTCAGCATCGAGGATGAGCTCAAGCAGTCCTACCTCGACTATGCGATGAGCGTGATCGTCGGCCGGGCACTGCCCGATGTGCGCGATGGCCTGAAGCCGGTTCACCGGCGCGTGCTGCACGCGATGAACGAGCTCGGCAACGACTGGAACAAGGCCTACAAGAAGTCGGCCCGGGTGGTCGGTGACGTCATCGGCAAATATCACCCGCACGGTGATTCGGCGGTCTACGACACCATCGTGCGGATGGCGCAGACCTTCTCGCTGCGCTATCCACTGGTTGATGGCCAGGGCAACTTCGGTTCGATCGACGGCGACTCGCCAGCGGCCATGCGTTACACCGAGATCCGCATGAGCCGGCTGGCCCATGAGCTGCTCGCCGACATCGACAAGGAGACGGTCGACTTCGTCCCCAACTACGATGGCACCGAGCAGATTCCCGAGGTGCTGCCGACCAAGGTGCCCAACCTGTTGATCAACGGCTCATCCGGCATCGCGGTCGGTATGGCCACCAACATTCCGCCGCACAACCTCACCGAGGTGATCAACGGCTGTCTGGCGCTGATCGATGATCCCGACATCACCATCGATGCGCTGATGGAGTCGATTCCCGGGCCGGACTTTCCGACCGCCGGCGTGATCAATGGCCGTGCCGGCATCATCGAGGCTTACCGCACCGGGCGCGGCCGTGTCCGCATCCGTGCCCGTGCCCGCATCGAGAACGACAGCAAGAATGGCCGCGAGGTCATCATCGTCGAGGAGATCCCCTACCAGGTGAACAAGGCGCGGCTGATCGAGAAGATCGCCGAGCTGGTGCGGGAGAAAAAGCTCGAAGGCATCAGCGAGCTGCGCGATGAGTCCGACAAGGATGGCATGCGCATCGTCATCGAGCTGCGGCGCGGCGAGGTGGGCGAGGTGGTGCTCAACAACCTCTATGCCCAGACGCAGATGGAGACGGTCTTCGGCATCAACTGTGTCGCCCTGGTCGATGGCCGTCCCGGCGTGCTCAACCTCAAGGAGATGCTCGAAGCCTTCGTGCGCCATCGTCGTCAGGTGGTGACCCGGCGCACCCTCTTTCTGCTGCGCAAGGCGCGTGAGCGTGGCCACATCCTCGAAGGGCTGTCGGTGGCGCTGGCCAACATCGATGCGGTGATCGAGCTGATCCGCAACTCCGCCACGCCGGCGCTGGCCAGAGAGGCGCTGGTCGCCCAGCCCTGGCAGGCCAGTGAGGTGGTGGCACTGCTGGAGCAGGCCGGCGCCAGCGCCTGTCGTCCCGATGGTCTGCCAGCGGAGTATGGCCTCGATGGCGAAAGCTACCGGCTCTCGCCGGAGCAGGCGCAGGCGATTCTCGATCTGCGGCTGCACCGTCTGACCGGTCTCGAGCATGACAAGCTGCGCAGTGAATATCAGGAGACGCTTGGCAACATCGCCAACTACGAGGAGATTCTCGGCAGCACGGCGCGGTTGATCGAGGTGATCCGCCAGGAGCTGACCGAGATCCGCAACCAGTATGGCGATGCCCGCCGCACCGAGATTCTGCTCGACCAGCTCGACCTGACCACCGAGGATCTGATCAGCGAAGAGGAGCGGGTGGTGATCTTCTCGCATGGCGGCTATGCCAAGAGCCAGCCGCTGGATGCCTATCAGGCGCAGAAGCGCGGTGGCCGCGGCAAGAGTGCCACCGGGGTGAAGGAGGATGACTTCATCGAAACCCTGCTGGTTGCCAGCAGCCACGACACCCTGCTCTGCTTCAGCACGCTGGGCAAAATCTACTGGATCAAGGTCTATCAGATTCCGGTGGCCAGCCGGGCCTCGCGTGGCCGGCCGATCGTCAACCTGCTGCCATTGAGCGAGCATGAACGCATCACTGCGGTGCTGCCGATTCGTGAATATCCAGAAGATCGCTATGTCTTCATGGCGACGGCCGATGGCACCGTCAAGAAGACCCCGCTGGTGGAGTTCTCCCGTCCGCGCTCGCTCGGCATTCGCGCCATCGATCTCGACGAGAGCGACACGCTGGTGGGTGCGGCCTTGACCGATGGCAATGGCGAAGTGATGCTGTTCAGCAGCGATGGCAAGGCGATCCGTTTTCAGGAGGCGCAGGTGCGGCCGATGGGGCGCACGGCACGTGGCGTGCGTGGCATCCGGCTGAGCGATGCGCAGCGGGTCATCGCGCTGATCGTGCCGGCGGCCGATGGCGAACTGTTGATGGCGAGTCTAAACGGTTATGGCAAGCGCAGCGCGATTGCCGAATTCCCGCTCCATGGCCGTGGTGGCCAAGGGGTCATCTCGATGCAGCTGAGCGAGCGCAATGGTGCACTGGTCAGCGTGATCCAGGTCTGCGACAAGGACCACATCATGCTGATCTCGGACCAAGGCACGCTGGTGCGCACCCGCTGTGACGAAACGCCGCTGCTGGGCCGAAACACCCAGGGAGTGCGACTGATCAAGCTGGCCGAGGGTGAGCATCTGGTGGGGGTCGAGCGCATTGCCGAAGACGAGGGTGACGAAGAGTCCGATGACGGCGAGACGCTCCAGTAG
- a CDS encoding pyridoxal phosphate-dependent aminotransferase — protein MIDIKKSRKLANVCYDIRGPVQRQALRLEEEGHRILKLNIGNPAAFGFEAPEEIVRDVIHNLPEAQGYSDSKGIFAARKAVMQESQRLGINDVTIDSIILGNGVSELIVMAMQALLNNGDEMLLPAPDYPLWTAAVTLSGGTPVHYLCDEQSDWYPDLEDMERKITSRTRGIVVINPNNPTGAVYPREILEGIVELARRHQLIIFADEIYDKILYDGAVHHPLASLADDLLFITFNGLSKSYRAAGFRSGWMIISGAKHRAVDFLEGLEILASMRLCANVPSQFAIQTALGGYQSINDLILPGGRLRAQRDCAWELFNSIPGISCVKPKGALYLFPRIDPARHKILNDEKMVLDLLLQEKILLVQGTAFNWPDTQHFRVVFLPREDVLEQAAGKVAKFLGHYSQ, from the coding sequence ATGATTGACATTAAAAAATCGAGAAAACTCGCCAACGTCTGCTACGACATTCGTGGTCCGGTACAGCGCCAGGCGCTGCGCCTTGAAGAAGAGGGTCACCGCATCCTCAAGCTGAACATCGGCAATCCGGCGGCATTCGGCTTCGAAGCGCCCGAAGAGATCGTGCGCGATGTCATCCACAACCTGCCCGAGGCGCAAGGCTACAGCGACTCAAAGGGCATCTTCGCCGCCCGCAAGGCGGTGATGCAAGAGAGCCAGCGGCTCGGCATCAATGATGTCACCATCGACAGCATCATTCTCGGCAATGGCGTCAGCGAGCTGATCGTGATGGCCATGCAGGCGCTGCTCAACAATGGCGACGAGATGCTTCTGCCGGCACCCGACTACCCGCTGTGGACCGCCGCCGTCACCCTCTCCGGCGGCACGCCGGTGCACTACCTGTGCGACGAGCAGTCCGACTGGTATCCCGACCTGGAGGACATGGAGCGCAAGATCACCAGCCGTACCCGCGGCATCGTGGTGATCAACCCCAACAACCCCACCGGGGCGGTCTATCCGCGCGAGATTCTCGAAGGCATCGTCGAACTGGCGCGCCGCCATCAACTGATCATCTTCGCCGACGAGATCTACGACAAGATTCTCTATGACGGCGCGGTGCACCATCCACTCGCCAGCTTGGCCGACGACCTGCTGTTCATCACCTTCAACGGCCTCTCCAAATCCTACCGGGCGGCCGGATTCCGCTCCGGCTGGATGATCATCAGTGGCGCCAAGCACCGCGCCGTAGATTTTCTCGAAGGCCTGGAGATTCTGGCCTCGATGCGGCTGTGCGCCAATGTGCCGTCACAGTTCGCGATCCAGACCGCGCTGGGTGGTTATCAGAGCATCAATGATCTGATCCTGCCCGGGGGCCGGCTGCGCGCCCAGCGTGACTGCGCCTGGGAGCTGTTCAACTCGATCCCGGGCATCTCCTGTGTCAAGCCGAAGGGGGCGCTCTACCTGTTTCCCCGCATCGATCCGGCGCGCCACAAGATTCTCAATGACGAGAAGATGGTGCTCGATCTGCTGCTGCAGGAGAAGATCCTGCTGGTGCAGGGCACCGCCTTCAACTGGCCCGACACCCAGCATTTTCGCGTCGTCTTTCTCCCCAGGGAGGATGTGCTGGAGCAGGCGGCCGGCAAGGTGGCCAAGTTTCTCGGCCACTATTCCCAATGA
- a CDS encoding dCTP deaminase yields the protein MSIKSDRWIRRMAQDEGMISPFEPGQVREQQGRRIISYGTSSYGYDVRCADEFKIFTNLFSVTVDPKNFDERSFVDFSGEVCVIPPNSFALARTVEYFRIPRNVLTVCLGKSTYARCGIIVNVTPLEPEWEGHVTLEFSNTTNLPAKIYANEGVAQMLFFESDEVCEVSYRDRGGKYQGQRGVTLPKT from the coding sequence ATGAGCATCAAATCGGACCGCTGGATTCGCCGCATGGCGCAGGACGAGGGGATGATCTCGCCATTCGAGCCGGGACAGGTGCGCGAGCAGCAGGGGCGACGGATCATCTCCTACGGCACCTCGAGCTATGGCTACGATGTGCGCTGTGCCGATGAGTTCAAGATCTTCACCAACCTCTTCTCGGTGACGGTCGATCCGAAGAATTTCGATGAGCGCAGTTTTGTCGACTTCAGCGGCGAGGTCTGCGTGATTCCACCCAACTCCTTCGCGCTGGCGCGCACGGTGGAGTATTTCCGCATCCCGCGCAACGTGCTCACCGTCTGTCTGGGCAAGTCGACCTATGCCCGCTGCGGCATCATCGTCAACGTGACCCCGCTCGAACCGGAGTGGGAGGGGCATGTGACCCTGGAGTTCTCCAACACCACCAACCTGCCGGCCAAGATCTACGCCAACGAGGGCGTGGCGCAGATGCTCTTCTTCGAATCGGATGAAGTCTGTGAGGTGAGCTACCGCGACCGGGGCGGCAAGTATCAGGGGCAGCGCGGCGTCACGCTGCCCAAGACCTGA
- the serC gene encoding 3-phosphoserine/phosphohydroxythreonine transaminase, with translation MARVYNFCAGPAALPEPVLRKAQAEMLDYQGRGLSVMEMSHRSDEFIAIAAQAEANLRRLLDIPVHYRVLFMHGGATAQFSAVPLNLLGATGHADYINTGSWSQKAIEEGRRFGRVNVAASSEAEKFTTIPPLAEWRLDATAAYCHYTPNETIGGVEFSFIPDTGAVPLVADMSSTILSRPLDVSRFGVIYAGAQKNIGPAGLTLVIIREDLLERATATIPMVLDYRLTAKNESMYNTPPTYAWYLAGLVFEWLLEQGGLTAIGEVNRRKAEKLYRYLDGSGFYRNPIDPACRSWMNVPMILADAKLDGAFLKGADAAGLLNLKGHRSVGGMRASLYNAVPEAAVDALIDYMSDFARRNG, from the coding sequence ATGGCAAGAGTCTACAACTTCTGCGCGGGTCCCGCTGCGCTCCCCGAACCGGTTCTGCGCAAGGCGCAGGCGGAGATGCTCGACTACCAGGGGCGTGGCCTGTCGGTCATGGAGATGAGCCATCGCAGCGATGAGTTCATCGCCATCGCGGCACAGGCCGAGGCCAACCTGCGCCGGTTGCTCGACATTCCCGTCCACTACCGGGTGCTGTTCATGCATGGCGGCGCCACCGCCCAGTTTTCCGCCGTGCCGCTCAACCTGCTCGGCGCCACCGGCCATGCCGACTACATCAACACCGGCAGCTGGTCGCAGAAGGCGATCGAAGAGGGGCGCCGCTTCGGCAGGGTCAATGTGGCGGCCAGCAGCGAGGCCGAAAAGTTCACCACCATCCCGCCGCTGGCGGAGTGGCGGCTCGATGCCACGGCGGCCTACTGCCACTACACCCCCAACGAGACCATCGGCGGGGTCGAGTTTTCCTTCATTCCCGATACCGGTGCGGTGCCGCTGGTGGCCGACATGTCATCGACGATTCTCTCGCGACCACTCGATGTCAGCCGCTTCGGGGTGATCTACGCCGGTGCGCAGAAGAACATCGGTCCGGCCGGTCTGACCCTGGTGATCATCCGTGAAGATCTGCTGGAGCGGGCCACCGCCACCATTCCGATGGTGCTCGACTATCGGCTGACCGCCAAGAATGAGTCGATGTACAACACGCCGCCCACCTATGCCTGGTATCTGGCCGGACTGGTGTTCGAGTGGCTGCTCGAACAGGGTGGCCTGACCGCCATCGGCGAGGTCAACCGGCGCAAGGCCGAAAAACTCTATCGCTACCTCGATGGCAGCGGTTTCTATCGCAATCCGATCGATCCCGCCTGCCGTTCCTGGATGAATGTGCCGATGATTCTGGCCGACGCAAAACTGGATGGCGCCTTCCTGAAAGGGGCGGATGCCGCCGGGCTGCTGAACCTGAAGGGACACCGCTCGGTCGGTGGCATGCGGGCGAGTCTCTACAATGCCGTGCCCGAGGCCGCCGTGGATGCGCTGATCGACTACATGAGCGATTTTGCCCGGCGTAACGGGTGA
- the msrB gene encoding peptide-methionine (R)-S-oxide reductase MsrB — MSDEQQQDWRSRSDAQWQQQLDADAFAVCRRSATEHPFSGRFWNHHEAGHYHCICCGMALFSSEHKYDSGCGWPSFYEAIDRARIEELPDFSHGRYRIEVRCLRCAAHLGHRFDDGPPPTGDRYCINSVALDFVPAAST; from the coding sequence ATGAGCGATGAACAGCAGCAGGATTGGCGAAGCCGCAGCGATGCCCAGTGGCAGCAGCAGCTCGATGCCGATGCCTTCGCCGTCTGCCGGCGCAGTGCCACCGAGCACCCCTTTTCCGGTCGTTTCTGGAACCACCATGAGGCGGGCCATTACCACTGCATCTGCTGCGGGATGGCGCTGTTCTCGTCCGAACACAAGTATGACTCCGGCTGCGGCTGGCCCAGCTTCTACGAAGCCATTGACCGCGCCCGCATCGAAGAGTTGCCCGATTTCAGTCATGGCCGCTACCGCATCGAGGTGCGCTGCCTGCGCTGCGCGGCCCACCTGGGGCACCGTTTCGATGACGGCCCACCGCCCACTGGCGACCGCTACTGCATCAACTCGGTGGCGCTCGATTTTGTGCCGGCGGCATCGACATGA
- a CDS encoding TRZ/ATZ family hydrolase, whose protein sequence is MSALPADAPHLQQIDLLIEARWIIPIIPAGEVLEHQAIAIDQGAIRDLLPSTEARQKYRPRQHLTLHEHVLLPGLVNAHGHAAMSLFRGLADDLPMMEWLTDHIWPAEQHWVSETFVEDGTELAIAEMLRSGTSCFADMYFFPDRVARVASRSGIRAQVCFPVLDFPTLWAQQADDYLHKGLMLHDDYRDHPRVRIAFGPHAPYSVSDAPLCRIATLAEELDLSIQIHLHETAQEVEEAMARSGRRPLMRLGELGLLSPRLQAVHMTQLLDSEIELLARHGIHVIHCPRSNLKLASGMAPVARLLDAGVNVALGTDSAASNNSLNLFDELAMAALLGKGVSGDARAIDAHRALELATLGGARALGLGEQIGSLEAGKLADLIAVRLDDINQQPLYHPASQLVYSASGNRVSHLWVAGRPLLSDGQLQSIDLASLRERVNGWAARIGTDGIKGRP, encoded by the coding sequence ATGTCTGCCCTGCCCGCCGATGCGCCCCACCTTCAGCAGATCGACCTGCTGATCGAGGCGCGCTGGATCATCCCGATCATCCCCGCGGGAGAGGTGTTGGAGCATCAGGCGATCGCCATCGATCAGGGAGCGATTCGCGATCTGCTTCCCAGCACCGAGGCACGGCAGAAATACCGCCCCCGCCAGCATCTGACACTGCATGAGCATGTCCTGCTGCCGGGCCTGGTCAATGCCCATGGCCATGCCGCCATGTCGCTGTTTCGCGGTCTGGCCGACGACCTGCCGATGATGGAGTGGCTGACCGACCACATCTGGCCCGCCGAGCAGCACTGGGTCAGCGAAACCTTCGTCGAGGATGGCACCGAGCTGGCCATCGCCGAGATGCTCCGTTCCGGCACCAGCTGCTTCGCCGACATGTATTTCTTCCCCGACCGGGTGGCCCGGGTCGCCAGCCGCAGCGGCATCCGGGCCCAGGTCTGCTTTCCGGTGCTCGACTTCCCGACCCTCTGGGCGCAGCAGGCCGACGACTACCTGCACAAGGGGCTGATGCTGCACGATGACTACCGCGACCATCCACGGGTGCGGATCGCCTTCGGACCCCATGCCCCCTACTCGGTCAGCGACGCCCCGCTCTGCCGCATCGCCACCCTGGCCGAGGAGCTCGACCTGTCGATCCAGATCCACCTGCACGAAACCGCGCAGGAGGTCGAGGAGGCCATGGCCCGCAGCGGCCGTCGACCGCTGATGCGCCTGGGCGAGCTGGGACTGCTCTCCCCGCGCCTGCAGGCGGTGCACATGACCCAGCTGCTCGACAGCGAGATCGAGCTGCTGGCCCGCCATGGCATCCATGTCATCCACTGTCCCCGCTCCAACCTCAAGCTGGCCAGCGGCATGGCGCCGGTGGCCCGGCTGCTCGATGCCGGCGTCAATGTCGCGCTGGGCACCGACAGCGCCGCCAGCAACAACTCGCTCAACCTGTTCGACGAACTGGCGATGGCGGCCCTGCTCGGCAAGGGGGTCAGTGGCGACGCCCGCGCCATCGATGCCCACCGGGCACTCGAACTGGCCACGCTGGGCGGCGCCCGCGCACTCGGCCTCGGTGAGCAGATCGGTTCGCTCGAAGCGGGCAAGCTGGCGGATCTGATCGCGGTCAGGCTCGACGACATCAACCAGCAGCCGCTCTACCACCCCGCCTCGCAACTGGTCTACAGCGCCAGCGGCAACCGGGTCAGCCACCTGTGGGTGGCCGGACGCCCGTTGTTGAGTGATGGCCAGTTGCAGAGCATCGACCTTGCATCACTGCGCGAACGGGTGAATGGCTGGGCCGCCCGGATCGGCACCGACGGCATCAAGGGTCGTCCGTGA
- the purM gene encoding phosphoribosylformylglycinamidine cyclo-ligase, with the protein MHPKAPFSTHGLSYRDAGVDIDSGNALVERIRPLARSTARPELLGGIGGFGALCRLPTGYREPVLVTGTDGVGTKLKLAQQADRLEGLGIDLVAMCVNDLIVCGAEPLLFLDYYATGKLDLESATRIISGIADGCRQAGCALAGGETAEMPGLYAKGDFDLAGFCVGVVEAQQIIDGSRVTPGDAVIALPSSGAHSNGYSLIRKIIEHSAADLQQPLDGQPLIDRLLAPTRIYVRPILALIRTLEVKAIAHITGGGLIENIPRVLPQDTQAVIERASWQRPTLFDWLQQQGAVEESEMLRTFNCGVGLVLVVAAENAEAAMNQLRQSGEAPWQIGRIAACAPQQPAVQLV; encoded by the coding sequence ATGCACCCCAAGGCGCCCTTCTCTACCCATGGCCTCAGTTACCGCGACGCCGGTGTCGACATCGACAGCGGCAACGCGCTGGTCGAGCGCATTCGACCGCTGGCGCGCAGCACGGCCCGGCCGGAGTTGCTGGGCGGCATCGGTGGTTTCGGGGCGCTCTGCCGGCTGCCGACCGGCTACCGCGAACCGGTACTGGTGACCGGCACTGACGGCGTCGGCACCAAGCTCAAGCTGGCGCAGCAGGCCGATCGGCTCGAAGGACTCGGCATCGATCTGGTGGCAATGTGCGTCAACGACCTGATCGTCTGTGGCGCCGAACCGCTGCTGTTTCTCGACTATTACGCCACCGGCAAGCTCGATCTGGAGAGTGCGACCCGCATCATCAGCGGCATCGCCGATGGCTGCCGGCAGGCGGGATGCGCGCTGGCCGGCGGCGAGACCGCCGAGATGCCGGGACTCTACGCCAAGGGCGACTTTGACCTGGCCGGCTTCTGTGTCGGCGTGGTCGAGGCGCAGCAGATCATCGACGGCAGCCGGGTCACGCCGGGCGATGCCGTGATCGCCCTGCCCTCATCGGGCGCCCACTCCAACGGCTATTCGCTGATCCGCAAGATCATCGAACACAGCGCAGCCGACTTGCAGCAACCGCTCGACGGCCAGCCACTGATCGACCGACTGCTCGCCCCGACCCGCATCTATGTGCGGCCGATTCTGGCGCTGATCCGCACGCTGGAGGTGAAGGCCATCGCCCACATCACCGGCGGCGGTCTGATCGAGAACATCCCCCGGGTATTGCCGCAGGACACACAGGCGGTGATCGAACGTGCAAGCTGGCAGCGCCCGACGCTGTTCGACTGGCTGCAGCAGCAGGGAGCCGTCGAGGAGAGCGAGATGCTCCGCACCTTCAACTGCGGTGTCGGGCTGGTGCTGGTGGTGGCGGCGGAAAACGCCGAGGCGGCCATGAACCAGTTGCGGCAGAGTGGCGAGGCACCTTGGCAGATTGGCCGAATCGCCGCCTGCGCCCCGCAGCAACCCGCCGTTCAGCTCGTTTGA
- a CDS encoding phosphoribosylglycinamide formyltransferase: MTSHDRPLPRLVLLLSGAGSNLQAIIDAIEAGQLPARVVAVISNRADAAGLQRAARHGISSQVISHRDHPDRASFDAALASAIDHYQPDWVLLAGFMRILTPQFVDHFRDRLLNIHPSLLPAYPGLDTHRRVLAAGEREHGATLHLVTEALDAGPTVLQGRFAVEADDDAATLAQKVHRLEHRIYPAALALLVSGQLRIDQGRLFYLDQPVPAEGLQWDQVLGSVTPRCP; this comes from the coding sequence TTGACCAGCCACGACAGGCCACTGCCACGGCTGGTGCTGCTGCTCTCAGGCGCCGGCAGCAACCTGCAGGCGATCATCGATGCGATCGAGGCCGGCCAACTGCCGGCCAGAGTGGTGGCGGTGATCAGCAACCGCGCCGATGCAGCCGGATTGCAGCGGGCGGCGCGACATGGCATCTCCAGCCAGGTGATCAGCCACCGTGACCACCCCGACCGCGCCAGCTTCGATGCCGCCCTGGCGAGCGCCATCGACCACTATCAACCCGACTGGGTGCTGCTGGCCGGCTTCATGCGCATTCTCACACCACAGTTCGTGGACCATTTCCGCGACCGGCTGCTCAACATCCATCCTTCGCTGCTGCCCGCCTATCCCGGCCTCGACACCCACCGACGGGTGCTGGCTGCCGGCGAGCGCGAGCATGGCGCCACCCTGCATCTGGTGACCGAAGCACTGGACGCCGGACCCACCGTGCTGCAAGGGCGTTTTGCCGTCGAGGCGGACGATGATGCCGCCACGCTGGCGCAGAAGGTGCACCGGCTGGAACATCGGATCTATCCGGCCGCGCTGGCGCTGCTGGTCAGCGGTCAGTTGCGCATCGACCAGGGCCGGCTCTTCTACCTGGATCAGCCGGTACCGGCCGAGGGATTGCAGTGGGATCAGGTCTTGGGCAGCGTGACGCCGCGCTGCCCCTGA
- the apbC gene encoding iron-sulfur cluster carrier protein ApbC, producing MAELQAAALQALASYRDPYLDAGLEALKAITQLEIVATVARLKVELGYPAAGLRQAMIAELRDRLLGVAGITAAEVEIGWRIHAHQSSSKGNELPSVSNLIAVASGKGGVGKSTTAVNLALALQAEGATVGLLDADIYGPSQAVMLGIADGTRPEVVEQKYFLPVMAHGLQTMSMAFLANDKTPMVWRGPMASGALQQLLKQTLWRDLDYLLVDMPPGTGDIQLTLAQQAAVTGAVIVTTPQEVATLDARRGIEMFRKVNIPVLGIVENMAVHICSHCGHHEHLFGEGGGERVAREYRAHLLGSLPLDLRIREQTDGGRPTVVAEPDGELAATYRHIARAVAAQVARLPRAAAQRFPTISVQGD from the coding sequence ATGGCGGAGTTGCAGGCTGCGGCATTGCAGGCGCTGGCGAGTTATCGTGATCCCTATCTCGACGCGGGCCTGGAAGCGCTGAAGGCGATCACGCAGTTGGAGATCGTGGCCACAGTGGCCCGGCTCAAGGTGGAGCTTGGCTATCCGGCGGCCGGGCTGCGACAGGCAATGATCGCCGAACTGCGCGATCGCCTGCTTGGCGTGGCGGGCATCACCGCCGCCGAGGTGGAGATCGGCTGGCGCATCCATGCGCACCAGAGCAGCAGCAAGGGCAATGAGCTGCCTTCGGTCAGCAACCTCATCGCCGTTGCCTCCGGCAAGGGCGGGGTCGGCAAGTCGACCACCGCGGTCAACCTGGCGCTGGCGTTGCAGGCCGAGGGCGCCACGGTCGGCTTGCTCGACGCCGACATCTATGGCCCCAGTCAGGCAGTGATGCTGGGCATCGCGGATGGAACCCGCCCCGAGGTGGTGGAGCAGAAATATTTTCTGCCGGTGATGGCCCATGGTCTGCAAACGATGTCGATGGCCTTTCTGGCCAATGACAAGACACCGATGGTCTGGCGTGGACCGATGGCCAGCGGTGCCCTGCAACAGCTGTTGAAGCAGACCCTCTGGCGCGATCTCGACTATCTGCTGGTGGACATGCCGCCCGGTACCGGTGACATTCAGTTGACGCTGGCGCAGCAGGCGGCAGTGACCGGCGCGGTGATCGTGACGACGCCGCAGGAGGTGGCCACCCTCGACGCCCGGCGCGGCATCGAGATGTTCCGCAAGGTGAACATCCCGGTGCTCGGCATCGTCGAAAACATGGCGGTGCACATCTGTAGCCACTGCGGCCATCATGAGCATCTGTTTGGCGAAGGGGGCGGCGAACGGGTGGCGCGTGAATACCGTGCTCATCTGCTTGGCTCGCTGCCGCTCGATCTGCGCATTCGCGAGCAGACCGATGGCGGTCGGCCGACCGTGGTCGCCGAGCCCGACGGCGAACTGGCGGCGACCTATCGCCACATCGCCCGCGCCGTGGCAGCCCAGGTGGCGCGGCTGCCGCGTGCAGCGGCCCAGCGTTTCCCCACCATCTCAGTTCAGGGTGATTGA